A region of Deltaproteobacteria bacterium DNA encodes the following proteins:
- a CDS encoding cytochrome C oxidase Cbb3 — MLPSFIFLCASLVLGYCSQSWAAPAASPHAVTAPDGAKIYEQRCASCHSANVPRAPQLPVLKQKNPEDIVDSLETGVMLFVGWGMPDAERKAVAEFVTGKQLGAAQMQATLNNMCPQAPGEFTVDERAPQWNGWGASLANTRAQTAEKAGLTVDQVPNLKVKWAFGYPAGTVASQPTVVGGRVFVGTLRGQVYSLDAATGCVYWAVKHPTGIRSAVTIARLPNSNPPRYALYFGDLSATAHALGARTGEEIWKTKVESHPIARITGSPKFHDGRLYVPVTSLEEVSGSDPKYSCCTFRGTLVALDAATGRQTWKTYTIQEKAKPTRKNKIGVQLYGPAGASIWSSPTLDPEAGRIYVTTGDNYSDPATNTSDAIVAFDMKTGRFLWAEQFLANDAWNVACGTEDETNCPQARGPDLDFGSSSILQKLPNGKRVLVAGQKSGMVYAIDPDQKGKRLWEQRAGKGGLVGGIQWGPAADNEMMYVAISDMGIQIKDDPQAGKVPTLDASVGGGIHAYRLETGEKVWSVLPPGCGDRKNCSPAQSAAISAIPDVVFSGSVDSHLRAYSTKDGKVIWDHDAAQEYKTINGVKANGGSFDNSGPTIVGGILYTNSGYGQQGGMAGNVLLAFSVDGK, encoded by the coding sequence ATGTTGCCCTCTTTTATATTCCTCTGTGCCAGCTTGGTGCTGGGATATTGTTCGCAAAGCTGGGCCGCCCCTGCCGCATCTCCGCACGCAGTCACTGCCCCAGACGGAGCGAAAATATACGAGCAGCGTTGTGCCTCTTGCCATAGTGCTAACGTGCCGCGCGCTCCGCAACTGCCTGTACTCAAGCAGAAGAACCCCGAGGACATTGTTGATTCGTTGGAAACTGGCGTCATGCTGTTCGTCGGCTGGGGGATGCCTGATGCTGAACGCAAAGCGGTCGCTGAGTTTGTCACCGGCAAACAGCTTGGGGCGGCACAAATGCAAGCCACCTTGAATAACATGTGTCCGCAAGCTCCCGGAGAATTTACCGTCGATGAGCGCGCGCCACAGTGGAATGGTTGGGGAGCGAGTCTCGCGAACACCCGCGCCCAGACTGCCGAAAAAGCTGGCTTGACTGTGGACCAGGTACCGAACCTCAAGGTCAAATGGGCCTTTGGTTATCCAGCTGGGACGGTTGCATCGCAACCGACCGTGGTTGGAGGTCGCGTGTTCGTTGGTACGCTGCGCGGACAAGTGTATTCCCTTGATGCAGCGACTGGTTGTGTGTACTGGGCGGTAAAACATCCGACCGGCATTCGTTCGGCGGTTACCATTGCTCGTCTGCCGAACTCAAATCCACCACGCTATGCTCTCTACTTCGGCGATCTATCGGCGACTGCTCATGCGTTAGGTGCACGGACTGGAGAGGAAATTTGGAAAACGAAAGTCGAGTCACATCCTATTGCACGCATCACTGGGTCGCCGAAGTTTCACGACGGTCGTTTATATGTTCCTGTGACCTCGCTTGAGGAGGTTTCTGGTTCTGATCCCAAGTATTCGTGCTGCACCTTCCGTGGCACGTTGGTAGCACTGGATGCGGCAACTGGAAGGCAAACCTGGAAGACGTACACCATCCAAGAAAAGGCGAAACCAACCCGCAAGAACAAAATTGGAGTGCAACTCTACGGACCGGCAGGAGCATCAATCTGGTCGTCGCCGACATTAGACCCTGAAGCTGGGCGGATTTATGTCACAACTGGAGATAATTATTCAGACCCGGCGACGAACACCAGTGATGCGATTGTTGCCTTTGATATGAAGACTGGAAGATTTCTTTGGGCTGAGCAGTTTCTTGCCAACGACGCATGGAATGTGGCCTGTGGTACCGAGGATGAAACAAATTGTCCGCAAGCCAGAGGGCCGGATCTTGATTTCGGCTCCTCATCGATTTTGCAGAAACTCCCGAATGGGAAACGTGTCCTTGTCGCTGGACAAAAATCGGGGATGGTCTACGCGATCGATCCTGACCAAAAGGGGAAACGGCTGTGGGAGCAACGGGCAGGGAAAGGTGGTCTGGTTGGCGGTATTCAGTGGGGACCGGCGGCTGATAATGAGATGATGTATGTGGCAATCTCAGATATGGGGATTCAGATCAAAGATGATCCCCAAGCTGGGAAGGTGCCTACGCTTGATGCCAGTGTTGGCGGCGGAATCCATGCTTATCGCCTAGAGACTGGGGAGAAAGTCTGGTCAGTGCTGCCACCAGGGTGCGGTGATCGGAAGAATTGTAGCCCGGCGCAGTCAGCGGCAATCTCGGCCATTCCGGATGTCGTGTTTTCTGGCTCGGTTGATAGTCATTTGCGTGCGTACTCGACCAAGGATGGAAAAGTCATTTGGGATCATGATGCTGCGCAGGAATATAAGACCATCAACGGCGTCAAAGCCAACGGCGGGTCATTTGATAATTCTGGGCCGACTATCGTTGGCGGAATACTCTATACCAATTCCGGCTACGGCCAGCAGGGTGGGATGGCTGGTAATGTACTTTTGGCCTTCTCTGTGGACGGGAAGTAG
- a CDS encoding BolA family transcriptional regulator — protein MTTAEKITAILQRDLAATVVDVEDESAQHAGHAGAASGGGHYRVTIVSALFEGKPLVARHRLVYAALVNEMQREIHALALTTLTPGQHTGT, from the coding sequence ATGACTACCGCAGAAAAGATTACTGCGATTCTTCAGCGCGACTTAGCCGCGACGGTTGTAGATGTTGAGGACGAAAGTGCCCAGCATGCTGGACATGCTGGGGCGGCGTCAGGTGGCGGACACTATCGGGTAACGATAGTGTCCGCGCTGTTTGAGGGAAAACCTCTCGTTGCGCGTCATCGTTTAGTGTATGCCGCGCTCGTGAACGAGATGCAGCGTGAGATTCATGCGCTTGCGTTGACGACGCTGACACCGGGGCAGCATACGGGGACTTGA
- a CDS encoding enoyl-CoA hydratase/isomerase family protein, which produces MDYSSYQHILVEKKDGIALLTINRPETLNSTNARLHWELSKIWLDIADDDETRVAVITGAGRAFSAGGDFEVLNKMQTGLDAVAATMKEARDIVHNMINCDKPIISAINGVAVGAGLAVALLADISIASENAKFTDGHTRLGVAAGDHGAVIWPLLVGMAKAKYYLLTCDVLDAKEAERIGLVSMCVAPDQLMPKAMDVAKKLSAGSQTAIRWTKQSLNQWLRAAAHTSFDYSLALEMLGFFGDDLKEGARAVQERRAPIFPSAQGKK; this is translated from the coding sequence ATGGATTATAGTTCCTATCAACATATCCTTGTCGAAAAGAAAGATGGTATCGCCTTACTGACGATTAACCGTCCGGAGACGCTCAATTCCACGAACGCACGTTTGCACTGGGAACTGAGCAAAATCTGGTTGGACATCGCTGACGATGACGAAACGCGGGTGGCGGTGATTACTGGTGCTGGCCGTGCCTTTTCTGCCGGTGGTGATTTTGAGGTGCTCAACAAAATGCAGACAGGGCTCGATGCGGTGGCAGCGACCATGAAAGAAGCGCGCGACATCGTGCATAATATGATCAACTGCGACAAGCCAATTATCTCTGCCATCAATGGCGTCGCTGTCGGCGCCGGTCTCGCAGTCGCTCTACTGGCGGACATCAGTATCGCATCCGAAAATGCCAAGTTCACTGATGGTCACACGCGGTTAGGTGTCGCGGCTGGTGATCATGGCGCGGTGATTTGGCCTCTCCTCGTCGGCATGGCCAAGGCGAAATATTATTTGTTGACGTGCGATGTGCTCGATGCCAAGGAAGCTGAGCGCATCGGTTTAGTGAGCATGTGTGTAGCGCCGGACCAATTGATGCCGAAGGCGATGGATGTGGCCAAGAAGCTCTCCGCTGGTTCGCAGACCGCTATTCGTTGGACAAAACAGTCGCTCAACCAATGGCTACGGGCAGCGGCGCATACGTCATTTGACTATTCGCTTGCGTTGGAGATGCTCGGCTTCTTTGGTGATGATCTGAAAGAAGGGGCACGGGCAGTGCAGGAGCGACGTGCACCGATATTTCCCTCTGCGCAAGGAAAAAAATGA
- the polA gene encoding DNA polymerase I, with translation MTTLKNKTIYLVDGQAYIYRAFYAVRELQTSQGVPTNAIFGFVNMLQRLLQEYTPEYLAVVFDAKGKNFRHELYKDYKANRLSMPETLRPQIPRIKELVQAYRIPVLELQGYEADDIIATLTRRWEKEGAEVVIVSGDKDLMQLVSEHVSMLDTMKGERVGIPEVRAKFGVEPARVVEVQGLMGDSTDNIPGIPGVGEKTAIKLIQEWHDLENLLSHADEIPGKLGEKIRANVELARVSKTLATLHEDVPVTVDVATLVKEEPDKSQLKALFKEFEFRRFQAELASPWDDPPSNEAPAQTGEHETVRTPQQLEKVVRAIRKAKTFCLDTETTSLNPLDAELVGISLAIEEGKAWYIPVGHHTLDAAPQLTLEQVLPVLTSLFEDSSLSLIGQNTKYDAMVLAQYQLWPQQVAGDTMLASYLINPSRRHNLNDLAWEHLQYKMVTYEEVTDKGKKNFADVSVEEATRYSGEDADITLRLAHRLFPQVEEQGMQSLFTDIEVPLALVLGKMELAGIRIDKQFLTSLSGEFGQHLKQLEGEIYEMAGEQFNIASPKQLQTILFDKLGLPRGKKTSTGSSTDSSVLESLAEKYPLPAKILDYRGFAKLQSTYVDALPKLIHTKTGRVHTSFNQTVTATGRLSSSNPNLQNIPIRSEEGRRIREAFIAEPGHVLLSADYSQIELRLLAHLSDDPLLMESFQKDQDVHARTASELFQVPVDQVSGDQRRQAKTINFGIIYGMGALRLGRSLDIPTKTAQEYITQYFARYQRIKGYMDSILVEGRARGYVSTLFGRRRYVPDLLSKNPPLVAAAERAAINTPIQGTAADLIKMAMVAIDLRLRSEKFKTRMLLQVHDELLFEVPEKEVKKIEQLVREVMEGVMPLHVPLRVDVGVGQNWAEAH, from the coding sequence GTGACAACACTCAAGAATAAGACGATCTATCTAGTTGACGGGCAGGCATACATCTATCGCGCGTTTTATGCCGTGCGCGAGCTGCAAACCTCGCAAGGCGTACCGACGAACGCCATCTTTGGCTTCGTCAACATGTTGCAGCGGCTGCTGCAGGAATATACGCCTGAATACCTCGCAGTCGTTTTCGATGCCAAAGGCAAGAACTTTCGTCACGAACTCTACAAGGATTACAAAGCCAATCGCCTCTCGATGCCCGAAACGTTACGTCCGCAAATCCCACGGATCAAGGAACTTGTCCAGGCTTACCGCATTCCGGTGCTCGAACTGCAAGGCTACGAAGCGGATGACATCATTGCCACGTTAACGCGTCGCTGGGAAAAAGAAGGCGCTGAGGTCGTTATTGTCTCTGGCGATAAAGACCTGATGCAGCTTGTTTCTGAACATGTTTCGATGCTCGATACCATGAAAGGGGAACGCGTCGGTATTCCAGAGGTCCGCGCGAAATTTGGTGTCGAACCTGCACGGGTGGTTGAAGTGCAAGGGTTGATGGGCGATTCCACTGATAATATTCCTGGCATTCCTGGAGTCGGAGAAAAAACCGCGATCAAGCTGATTCAAGAGTGGCATGACCTGGAGAATTTGTTGAGCCATGCCGACGAAATTCCTGGTAAACTCGGTGAGAAGATTCGTGCGAATGTAGAATTGGCACGGGTATCGAAAACGTTGGCAACGCTCCATGAAGATGTTCCTGTTACGGTGGACGTTGCCACGTTAGTCAAAGAAGAGCCAGATAAGAGCCAACTAAAAGCCTTGTTCAAAGAATTCGAGTTTCGCCGCTTTCAGGCTGAACTTGCATCACCGTGGGATGATCCTCCTTCCAATGAAGCTCCTGCTCAAACCGGTGAGCATGAAACAGTCCGTACGCCACAACAATTAGAAAAAGTCGTTCGTGCGATTCGCAAAGCCAAAACTTTTTGTTTGGATACCGAAACCACGTCGCTTAATCCACTTGATGCCGAATTGGTCGGCATTTCGCTGGCAATCGAAGAAGGCAAAGCGTGGTACATTCCGGTTGGCCATCACACGCTCGATGCCGCGCCGCAGCTCACGCTTGAGCAAGTGCTGCCAGTGCTCACCTCGCTCTTTGAGGATTCTTCGCTATCGTTGATCGGCCAGAACACAAAGTATGATGCGATGGTCCTGGCACAATACCAGTTATGGCCGCAGCAGGTTGCTGGTGACACCATGCTGGCGTCGTATCTCATTAACCCCAGCCGACGGCACAACTTGAACGATCTCGCCTGGGAGCATTTGCAGTACAAGATGGTCACCTACGAAGAAGTGACTGACAAAGGCAAGAAGAATTTTGCCGATGTCTCAGTCGAGGAGGCGACGCGTTACTCTGGTGAAGATGCTGACATTACTCTGCGATTAGCGCACCGGTTGTTTCCCCAGGTCGAAGAGCAGGGGATGCAATCGCTCTTTACCGACATCGAAGTTCCGCTTGCCTTAGTGCTGGGCAAGATGGAACTGGCAGGGATTCGCATTGATAAGCAATTCCTTACCTCGTTGTCAGGAGAGTTTGGTCAACATCTCAAGCAGCTCGAAGGCGAAATTTATGAGATGGCAGGTGAGCAATTCAACATTGCCTCGCCGAAACAATTGCAGACCATTCTGTTTGATAAACTTGGCCTGCCACGTGGGAAAAAGACGTCGACTGGCTCTTCAACCGACTCTTCAGTGCTGGAGTCTCTAGCGGAAAAGTACCCACTGCCGGCGAAGATTCTCGACTATCGTGGCTTTGCCAAATTGCAGAGTACCTACGTCGATGCCTTGCCGAAGCTGATTCATACCAAAACTGGTCGCGTTCATACATCTTTCAATCAAACTGTGACAGCGACGGGTCGCTTGTCCTCCAGCAATCCCAATCTGCAAAACATCCCGATCCGCAGTGAAGAAGGGCGGCGCATTCGTGAGGCGTTCATCGCTGAGCCAGGGCACGTGTTGTTATCAGCCGATTACTCACAAATTGAGCTGCGCTTGCTTGCCCATTTAAGTGACGACCCACTGTTAATGGAGTCGTTCCAGAAAGATCAGGATGTGCATGCGCGCACCGCATCTGAACTGTTTCAGGTTCCTGTAGATCAGGTGTCTGGTGACCAACGCCGTCAGGCCAAGACGATTAACTTCGGGATTATTTACGGCATGGGCGCGTTGCGATTGGGGCGGTCGCTCGACATTCCCACCAAAACTGCGCAGGAGTACATTACGCAGTATTTCGCCCGTTATCAGCGCATCAAGGGGTATATGGATAGCATCTTGGTTGAGGGACGAGCACGGGGATATGTATCTACGCTTTTTGGTCGTCGCCGCTATGTGCCAGACTTGCTGAGCAAGAATCCACCACTGGTGGCTGCTGCCGAGCGTGCTGCTATCAACACTCCCATTCAAGGAACCGCGGCTGACCTCATCAAGATGGCGATGGTTGCTATCGATCTCCGCCTGAGAAGCGAAAAATTCAAGACGCGTATGCTCCTGCAAGTCCATGACGAGCTGTTATTTGAAGTACCAGAAAAGGAAGTCAAAAAAATCGAGCAACTGGTACGCGAAGTCATGGAGGGAGTCATGCCCCTGCATGTCCCCCTGCGCGTGGATGTCGGCGTTGGCCAGAACTGGGCCGAGGCGCACTAA